In a single window of the Callithrix jacchus isolate 240 chromosome 1, calJac240_pri, whole genome shotgun sequence genome:
- the LOC103787805 gene encoding uncharacterized protein LOC103787805, producing the protein MGLGRPCFARTLAVNEPSQASGDIGEGGAQEVVSTGKEESALGAGQQLRAPCPPHASLGTLNDPPTAQAPCTPLLHLQALCADPRLRRPAVGRVPTPTPLGTPRSGGVRKAAAGSPVSALRPRGSPLPPSAPSAVPGPRRELRGAHCPHGEGSREPGHRQRRARGCGHQAAGISGTVGPPGVPEPGPSVRARPTARNHGSRSLGAQSPSAPQQPPRCQGGGGGPGRELAPAPPPRPRGHRGAKRKDSGSPRRGAPAPGGQREGPQSGGALAGSARGGVPAGTRTRGCGARRGARAANPQLAPPAPPARAVPGGGRRRGEPRRGGARSSPAAGTAGAASGLVGIPGAVAAPTFPQNRGARERGHRRRSPAVSAGCGARRRLAFPVPSSLGPPYSLPRYDPAAKGWAGKRALWDRCQLRDKRHKIGGNGGSAAGALGRGRRRRGGRILGADPGKFGKSPRSLRSGGGRAARVALRAALALSAPLLNNSWRGRRPLACTGRAARLCQAAAAFGALAAPDERPLGGRAHAVPAPARPPGGAHCAPARPAGPSPSPPATRRPPDGPALQVLARDARSECT; encoded by the exons ATGGGACTCGGGAGGCCTTGTTTCGCTCGGACCCTGGCCGTCAACGAGCCATCGCAGGCGTCTGGGGACA TCGGGGAGGGGGGGGCGCAGGAAGTTGTTTCCACCGGGAAGGAAGAGAGCGCGCTCGGAGCTGGGCAGCAGCTCCGGGCACCGTGCCCCCCCCACGCCTCCCTGGGCACCTTGAACGACCCCCCAACTGCTCAGGCACCTTGCACGCCCCTCTTACATCTCCAGGCACTGTGCGCTGACCCCCGCCTTCGCCGGCCCGCCGTGGGCCGGGTCCCGACTCCCACCCCTCTGGGCACCCCTCGCTCTGGAGGTGTCCGGAAAGCCGCCGCCGGGTCGCCTGTGTCCGCACTCCGCCCTAGGGGAAGCCCGCTGCCACCGTCGGCCCCGAGCGCTGTCCCGGGGCCGCGTCGAGAGCTCCGCGGCGCACACTGTCCCCACGGGGAAGGGTCCAGAGAGCCTGGCCACCGTCAGCGGCGCGCTCGGGGCTGCGGGCACCAGGCTGCCGGGATTTCAGGGACCGTCGGTCCGCCGGGGGTCCCCGAGCCGGGCCCGAGCGTGCGCGCGCGACCCACTGCCCGCAATCATGGCAGCCGGAGCCTTGGAGCGCAGTCGCCGAGCGCGCCCCAGCAGCCGCCTCGGTGCCAGGGCGGCGGGGGTGGGCCAGGCCGGGAGCTCGCGCCCGCCCCCCCGCCTCGGCCGCGCGGGCACCGGGGCGCGAAACGGAAGGACTCTGGGTCCCCGCGGCGCGGTGCCCCTGCCCCGGGCGGGCAGCGGGAGGGGCCGCAGAGCGGGGGCGCGCTGGCGGGGAGCGCCCGGGGCGGCGTGCCCGCGGGGACGCGCACGCGGGGCTGCGGGGCGAGGCGCGGGGCCCGGGCGGCGAATCCGCAGCTCGCGCCGCCCGCCCCGCCCGCGCGCGCTGTCCCGGGTGGGGGGCGGCGGAGGGGGGAACCCAGGAGGGGCGGCGCCCGGTCCTCACCCGCAGCGGGCACGGCGGGGGCCGCGAGCGGCCTCGTTGGTATTCCGGGCGCGGTTGCAGCCCCGACCTTCCCGCAGAACAGGGGTGCCCGGGAGCGCGGGCACCGCCGCCGTTCTCCGGCGGTCTCCGCGGGCTGCGGGGCCCGCAGGCGCCTTGCTTTCCCCGTCCCCTCCTCCCTGGGTCCCCCGTACTCCCTCCCCCGCTACGATCCGGCGGCGAAGGGGTGGGCAGGGAAACGCGCTCTCTGGGACAGGTGCCAACTCCGagacaaaagacataaaatagGCGGCAACGGGGGAAGCGCGGCCGGCGCGCTCGGGCGGGGACGGCGGCGCCGCGGGGGCCGCATCCTCGGTGCCGACCCGGGAAAGTTTGGGAAGTCGCCGCGGTCGCTTCGCAGCGGCGGGGGACGCGCGGCCCGGGTCGCCCTCCGCGCTGCGCTCGCCCTCTCCGCGCCGCTGCTGAATAATTCATGGCGCGGCCGCCGGCCATTAGCATGCACCGGGCGCGCGGCGCGTCTGTGCCAAGCCGCCGCAGCATTCGGCGCCCTGGCAGCGCCAGACGAACGGCCTCTCGGCGGCCGGGCCCACGCTGTCCccgcgcccgcccgcccgcccggcGGTGCCCATTGTGCCCCGGCCCGCCCCGCCGGGCCGTCCCCAAGCCCGCCTGCAACCCGCCGCCCGCCCGACGGCCCGGCTCTGCAAGTCCTGGCCCGCGACGCCCGCTCGGAATGCACGTGA